GCAAAAAGACTGATTTCATCGAGTTATTACTTGATAACCAGTTAATTTTATGTGGTGGACCTTTTGATACCGCGACTTTTCTACGTCTCGTTACTCTGGCTTATCTGCAGGTTCATCACATTTTTGATGAAATCGAAAAAATGACTGAATGACGAATTATTTTTATATAATAGTATTTTTTAATAGTTTCAACAGAGATATTGTCAAAAGGCTTGAGATGGGTCTGAAATCAGCAGAATCAGGGTATTCAAGGATATTATGTGAAGCCCCTGTTTGGCTTTAAAAAGTAGCTGGGAAACTGAGAGCAGCAAGAATTAGTCCTCGGTTTACCAAATTATAAATCGAGTAAATACTTTTTACTTGAAAAAGCCTTGTACCCTGGCAACATCTCAAAAATAAAGGGCTGTCTCAAAAGTGAGGCAGCCCTTTATAAAAATAAAATCAGCTTGGTATTACTATTTAAAACAGTCCTGAGACTTTACCGGTTTCCGTGTCAACATCAATACGACGGAAGGCCGGATTGGAACTGGTTCCCGGCATCAGGCTGATGGTGCCGGCACAGGGGCACAGGAATTTAGCGCCGGAATAGATCAACACATCGCGGATGGGCAGCCGCCAGCCTTTGGGTACACCTTTCAAGGTCGGATCGTGGGAGAGGCTCAGGTGACTTTTCACCATCATTGTGGCAAAGTCGGCGTACTTGGGATCTTTTTCCAGCATTTCGGCCTTGGCATTAGCCTCGGCAGACCAGTCAACCCCGTCGGCACCATAGACTTCCCGAGCTATTACATTTACACGATCACGCAGCTTCATTTCCAGTGGATAGAGGAATTTGAAATCGTTTTCTTCGTTGCAGGCTTCGACAACTGTATCAGCGAATTCCAGGGCTCCCTCGCCACCCAATTCCCAATGTTTGGACTCGGCGCAGCGAGCACCGGCAGCCTCGGCGATCCTGCGAACGACTTTACACTCTTCATCGGTATCGCTATAGAAACGGTTGATGCAGACTACTGGGTTGATACCGGCCTTGCGGATAACTCCAATCAAATGGACCATGTTTTCACAGCCCTTTTCAACCAGTCCCACGTTTTCTTTGGTGTATGCATCATCAAGAGGTTTTCCGGCAACTACCTTGGGACCGCCGCCGTGCATCTTCAGGGCGCGGATAGTCGCGGTAAGAACTGAGACATGGGGTTTGAGGCCGGAGTAACGGCACTTGACATTCCAGAATTTCTCAAATCCGATATCAGCTGCAAAACCGGACTCGGTAATATTATAATCAAAAAGTTTCAATGCTACTCTGTCGGCGATAATTGATGACTGACCCACAGCAATATTGGCAAATGGACCGGCATGGACCAGGCAGGGATTGTACTCGGCCGTACACATCAGGGTTGGGTTGATGGTGTTACGCATGAAGGCAGCCATGGCGTTACCCACTTCCAGGTCACGACAGGTAACCGGTTTGCCGCTCTTATCAAAGGCCACGGTGATATTGTTGATTCTTTCTTTCAAGTCAGCCAGGTCTGTGGCGACAGCCAGGATGGCCATCAACTCAGATCCCACGGCAATACCGAATTTGGATTGCATGGTAAATCCGTCGGTGCGTCCGCCGATACCTATAATGATATTTCTCAAGGCCTGGGCGCAGAAATCAATAATCCAACCCATCTCAACCCGGGTGGGATCGATATCGAGACGCCGCATGCCGGTCAATCTGGCAAGCTGCTCATCGTTATAGTTCCGTTCATGCTGCATGCGGGCGGTGAGCGCCACCATACCGAGGTTATGGGCGTTCATGATATCGTTGATATCACCGGTGAGACCCAGGGAAAATTCGGTCATCGGGATCAACAGGGAGTTGCCGCCGCCGGCTGCAGTGCCTTTGACATTCATGGTCGGGCCGCCTGAAGGCTGACGCAGAGCGCCGCCAACATTCAATCCTCGTTTACCCATGCCTTCCATCAAACCGCATGAAGTGGTGCTCTTGCCTTCGCCCAGTGGGGTTGGAGTAATCGCGGTAACTTCGATATATTTACCATCCGGTTTATCCTTGAGCCGGTTGATGATCTTCAGGAAATCGAGCTTGCACAGTCTGCCCATGGGCAGCACTTCATCCTTCTGAAGTCCAAGTTTTTCGGTCCACTCTTCCGGTGTGGGCATGTTTTTTTCAGCAGCTTCTGATATCTGCCAGTCTGCCATGTTCACAGCATCGAATGCCATAATTTCCTCCCTAATGTTTTTTGGTTGATTAATGTTATCTAGTAATTACTGATAGTTAAGCAATAAACATCCATGTTTGAAACAATTAACATACTCTATTAATTTTCAACGTTCAAGTCTGCAAATACGGTTGGAAATCGTTTTTTGAAGTCATCAAGAAGCGGGATCATAACTTCTCGCATGGATGGTTCCGCAGCACGGGACGTGCGTAATTTGAAAATATGAACCCACTCGATAAGATTGGCATAGGTGATAAGTTCGGTCTTGCATGAATTGGGTAGAACGGTTCTTGCCGCTTGCGGGGAAGAGGTTTTCAGCAATTTCAGATAAATTTTTTCCGTCTCAATCATCGCCTTTTCCCATTTTTTATAATCCTCAGTCCCCTCTTCAAAAAACATGGGTTTGATAAAGGTGACCTGGCTGTCAAATTTGTCTTCACTGTAACGACAATATCTCTGACTTTCCTGCAGATAGGAACAAGGACGGTGGCGAACGATTTCATGGGTTACAGCGCGGTTGACTGTAAACTTCACAGCGATGTGTCGATGACGGGCAAGAAGGTCGGAAGAAAGTTTTTCAACCTGATCCAACGGTATTTTTTCAATATGTATGCCTTCGTGCTGCAGCCAGCCGGCCTTTGGTTTCAGGTCTGAAAAGAAAAGCGGGTAGCGTTCTCCCAGAAAGCCGGTAATCGCTTTGATCATCTTGACCGATGGGTTGGACTGATAAAGTTCCCTGAAGGCTCTGACGCTGCCGCTGATAAGCAGTTCTTTTTTGTCGGTGCGATCAATTATCAGATATTTGGGCAATGTATTGAAAAGCTGCACAGCAAATGACTCGCTGTCATAGGTGACCTTCAGGGTTAAAACGGCCATTTCCATGACTGAATTATGTCCGTGCTTTAAAATTGTTTTAATGAAGGGTTCAGTGGATTGGGCGCTGATTTTATCTTCGCTCTTATAACAAACGCGACCGCATGCTTCTATGCGAATTGCCATGCTCTGCTTGTCAAGGTGATCAAGAATTTCATAAAACGGCGAGATAACTTTCATGGGAAGTCCTTCAGGTTGATGGCGTCGTAAAAAATCCAATCTACTGTGTCGTATTGGGTAGCGAAATGCTCAAAAGACCATAAGTATGCCCCCGCTTTCGCGACCCAACTACTCCGAGTATATCGTGCTTTTAACTTAGCCATCTGAATTGGTACGACAGACTTTGTATAAGTCAGTCAAGATTATATTTATGAATTACATCCGCAATGGATGCCGCTGCGGCCGACTCGTCCTTTGTGTTCGGATTCCCAGAAGGGTGACATGGACCGAAGATTGTCAATAACCGGAGGGAGCTTGTCAAGGATGAAATCGATTTCTTCCTCGGTATTGTAAATGCTTAAGCTGAAACGGATGGAACCATGGGCTGCGGTAAAGGGGACGCCCATTGCGCGTAAAACATGGGAAGGTTCAAGCGACCCTGAGGTGCAGGCTGAACCCGATGATGCACAGATCCCGAATCTGTCAAGATGAAGGAGGATAGCCTCTCCTTCCACATATTCGAAACTGATATTCAGCGTATTGGGAAGCCTTTCGGTCTGATGACCATTGAGCATGGAACTGGGGATTAGTTCAAGGAGTCCTTTTTCCAATCTGTCCCGCATTGCACGTACGCGGGTATTCTCTTCATCCATATTGAACTGAGCAAGTTCGCAGGCCAGGCCTAATGCAATGATTGAGGCAACATTTTCCGTGCCGCCGCGACGGCCTTTTTCCTGATGGCCGCCGATCATGAACGGCACAAACGGCGTACCTTTTCTGACATACAGCACGCCGATACCTTTCGGCGCGTGGAGTTTATGACCGGAAACGGAAAGAAAATCAATCGGGGTCTTTGAAAGATTAATCGGGATTTTGCCCACCGCCTGTACTGCATCGGTGTGAAAGAGGATGCCGCGGCTTTTGGCGATTTGTGCCATTTCCTCAACCGGGAAAATTACCCCTGTCTCATTATTTGCCCACATGACGCTTACAATTGCAGTGTCAGCATCCAGGCTTGCCTCATATTGCGCAAGATCGATCATTCCATCCCTTGAAACGGGAAGCTGGGTCAAACGATGTTTGTGTCCAGTGAGTTTATCCATGCCTTCACAAAGGTTTTTCACGGCAGGATGTTCAACCCGTGTGGTAACGATATGTCTTTTTTCCGGATAGGACTGCAAGGCTGAAAGAATAGCGGTTGAATCGCTTTCCGTGCCGCAGCTGGTAAAAATTATTTCCTCCGGGTAAGCACCGAGGAGGGAGGCGATCTGCTGACGTGCGTTAACGATTGCTTTGCCCGCCTTGTCGCCGAAGGTATGCATGCTGGATGGATTACCATAGAGTTCGGAATAATATGGCTGCATTGCCACAACCACTTCCGGGGCGACTCTGGTTGTGGCGTTGTTATCCATATACACCACAGCCCCTTCTACACCGTTTGTCATGATTTTTCCTCCTCAACAATAAGCGTGTCAAGCACCTGTTCTCGGAGCTTTTTCTCAACATATTCCTTTAATGTCGTCTGTGAGGCGGCGCAGCTAACACAAGCGCCACGTAGAGAGACAAGGACAAAATCACCATCAACATCAATGAGCTCGATATCGCCGCCGTCTTTTTTCAAAGCCGGCCGGATTTCTCTTTCAAGGACATCTTCGATGAGTTTGATTTTCTGTATATTGGTAAGGCGTTTTGGCTTTTGGACGGCAGCTTCTTCTATACGGGTGCCTTTCCTGGTTTCCAGGATCAATTCAAGGATTCTGTCGTGGCAGTTGCCGCAGCCGCCACCTGCCTTGGTGAAATTGGTTACTTCCTCAACAGTCCTTAAATTGCTTTCCTGGACTGCACGCCGGATTTCAAGATCGGTTACGCCAAAACACTCGCAAACCACCTCCCCTTCAGCCATTGGCAAGGTAACTCCGCGGTAATTGGCGATGGCGGCTTCAAGCGCTTCGCGGCCCATTACTGAGCAGTGCATTTTTTCTTTTGGAAGGCCGCCAAGGTAATCGGCAATATCTTCATTCGTGATTTTTGCAGCTTCGTCAAGGGTAAGTCCTTTAACCATTTCCGTTAATGCCGAAGAAGAAGCAATTGCGCTTGCACATCCAAAAGTTTTAAATTTGGCATCAATGATTTTTCCATGATCATCAACCTGAAGCATGAGTTTCAGCGCATCTCCACATGCAAGGGAACCGACTTCGCCAACCCCGTCGGGTTTTTCTATCTCGCCGACATTTCTGGGGTTTAAAAAATGATCTTTGACTTTATCCGTGTAATCCCACATAAACCAGATAATCCTTATAATTTTATTTTATATATTTTATCATTAATTAATGAGCAGCAACCGCAGCAGCCTGTCATTTTATCAATAAATACGAGGCTGATAAAAGAATTTAACACATTAATTTTTTGCTCATTAAAAAGCAACAAAATATAATTTTCCACGACAGGAGGACGGAAAAGGGCTTTTATCTGGCGGAGAAACAAGCTTTACAGAGAGAAACCAGGGAAACCAAAGAAATGACGCCACAAATTATTCATGCGCTTTGAAGATGGAATCAGGGCGTTGTTTAGTGTTCTATTTTATCAGCAAACTCTTTGCGGATTCTTAATGTCTGGTCAATGTATTTGAAGAATAAATCAAGGAGAGGCGCGTCAAAATGGGTTCCGTGTCCTTCACGCATAATTTCCAGGGCTTTTTCAACGGTGAATGCATTTTTGTAGGGGCGGTCGGAAGTCAATGCATCAAAGACATCGCAGATTGCTGAAATTCTTCCCTCAATAGGGATATTTTCGCCTTTGAGCCCTCGCGGATACCCTGAACCATCATATTTTTCATGATGGGTATGGGCGATACTAGCTGCCAATTCAAGGAAAGATGAATTTGATTTAGCCAGTATTCTATATCCAATGTCCGAGTGTTCTTTAATGGTTTCAAACTCTTCGAATGTCAGTTTTCCCGGTTTCATTAAAATAGTGTCTGAAATACCAATTTTGCCGACATCATGAAGGGGACTTGCAATCTGAATCATGGCACATAATTCTTGAGGCAGTCCGGCTTTATTTGCCAGCAAGCCGCAATAATGGCTCATTCTGATCGTATGTTGCGCTGTTTCATTATCCCGGAATTCAGCGGCCCGGGCCAACCGGAAAATAGTTTCCTCACGGGAGGCTCTGATTTCCTGTTCAGCGGCAACAAGCTCTTTGGTTTTTTCAAGGACTTTGAATTCAAGTTCTTCCTGGTGCTTTACATGTTCGATTTCCAGTGCACGGCGTTTTAATGCATTTGAAATATTGATGAGCATTTCATTCATTTCAAAGGGCTTTATCACATATCCATAGGCTCCAAGTTCCAGTGCATTTAATGCTGTTTCGCGGTCGTCAACCGCGGTTACCATGATAACCGCCAGTTGAGGATATTTTATATGCATGGTCCGGAGCAGGTCAATTCCTGTGGCGCCTGGCATGTTTATATCGCAGAGAGCAAGGGAAAAGGCGTTTGTTTCGAGTTTCTCAAGGGCTTCTTCCGCATCATGGGCCTGACTGCATATGAATCCTTCACGGGTTAAAAAACGTTGCAGAATCTCTCGGATCGACACCTCATCATCAATAATCAGTATATTGTGTTTATTCGTCATTTTTCAAACCTGGGCCATATCCTCAGCCGTTGATGATGAATCCTTCATTTGCTGAACTCTTTCGTCTCAAGGGCCTTGCGGATTAACTGTGCAATGTCGTTGGTGGTCATGGGCTTTAAAGCGAATTCATTTATTCCTGAATCGTTAATCGCATCCATATTAAGGGTTTCACTGAATCCGGTTATCAAGACTACAGGGATATCTTTTCTTATTTCTTTGATTTTTTTACTTAATTGAAGGCCGGTCATATTCGGCATCATCTGATCAGTTATTACAATATCAAATTTTTCAGGATTTGCTTGAAAAGCGTGGAATGCTTCAACGCTGCTCGTTCGGACGGTGACAGTATATCCCAATCGTTCAAGGAGTTTCTTGCCGATTACGGTAAGCGGTTCTTCATCGTCGACAAACAAAACCCTTTCATCGCCTCGAGGAATTAATTCGCGGCCTACCGATTCGCTTTCCGCTACGACATTTAATTGTGGGAGAAAAACATTAAAAGATGTACCGATCCCTACCCTGCTCTGGACGGTTATTGCACCACCCAGATTCATGACAATGCCGTGAATGACCGCAAGACCCAACCCGGTTCCTTCGGAAAGAGGTTTTGTGGTAAAGTATGGTTCAAAAATCCTTTCAAGAAGATACGGATCCATTCCCGTTCCAGTGTCGGTCACTGTAAGCCTGACATACTGTCCCACATGAAGATTGGGATGCTGCAGTGCCAATTGTTTATCAACCTGCACTGCCTGTAAATTGATTTCAAGAATACCACCATTCTCGAACATTGCCTGATAGGCGTTGGTACAGAGGTTCATCATGATTTGATGAACCTCTGTGGGATCAGCCAATACCGGACCGCTTTTGGGGTCGATCTTTGAAACGATATGATGGTCGACGGGATAGACGCACGCAGCAGCTTGATTGTTTCTTTGATAATCAGATGAACTTGAAGAGGGTGTCGGTCCTGTTCTGTCTGCCGACTGAAGGTGAGTATCTGGCGAACGAGATCTTTGGCCCGGTTTCCAGCGAGAAGGACCTGTTCCAGATCGGCTCGCGCAGTATGGTTTTCACCAAGTTCTTCCATGGCCAGCGACCCAAACCCAAGGATGGCACCAAGGATATTATTGAAATCATGGGCAATACCGCCTGCAAGAGTGCCGATGGCTTCCATTTTCTGCATCTGTCGGAGCTGAGCCTGGAGTTGTCCTTTTTCCTGCTCGGATTTCTTGAGTTCGGTTATATCTGAAACCAGCGCATCATAGGCAATCAACGTCCCATCATCATCAAACCGCGGCACAATAGTGTTCCGGATCCAGCGTATCGAGGCGTCTTTATGATATATCCTGTGTTCAAGGGGCGGGATTAATTCACCGAGATGAATACGATTCGTATGATCAATGACATATTGTCTGTCATCCGTATGGACCATTTTCAGCCAGAGGTCGGGATTGTCGTCATATTCTTCTGGCGTATACCCGGTTACTGCGATGCAATTCGGGCTGTGCATGGCGGTGGCGGGTTGTCCTTTTTCAATATCAACGGTGTATACGTAATTACTGACTGTTTCAAGAAATCTGCAATAACGATCATTTATTTCAGTGAAAGCCTTTTTGGCATTTACGTTGGCTTTAACTTGATTTTCAAGTTTTCTGATCTTCTTTTCAAGATCGTTGTAACTGGGTTTTTGAGATTTTTCCTCTGTCATTGATTCTCTGCCATATGCATAACTTATTAATGGAACTTTTCAGTAAAAATCATATATTTACAGCCGGAAAACTTGAGGAAATGCCCTAACAATATAACAAGTTTCTCACAAAATGAATTATAATTCAAAAGAAAAATAATATATTTTTTCGAGAAAACCTTGATCTAACAATTATTTGATATTACAGGTAAAATTTATAACTGAAACAATGAGCGGTTTTGATTGTTTTGTTGGAAATGGCAAAAAACTCTGGCGGTATTAACTAGTCTCTGGATTTTTTCGGAGATGGGTGAAAATTATCCCTGCAAGTGCCTGACTAATTCCCTGCACCGATGCAAGTTTTTCAGTGGAAGCGGATTTTACATCTTCGAGGCTGCCAAGGGTTGTGAGCAGGTTTTTTTTCCGTGATGGGCCCACACCTGGAATACTGTCAAGCTCTGAGCGAAGATGATCTTTGGCTCTGAGATTTCTGTGAAAGGTAATGCCGAATCGATGTGTTTCATCCCTGATTTTCATGATTATTAATAATACCGGGGAGTGCCTGGCAAGTAATATGGGATTTTTCCGGCCGCGGATAAAAATCTTCTCCCCTTCGTCTGATTTTTCCTTGGCAATACCGATCAGGTCTATTCGCTCATGAAGGTTAAGTTTCTCAAGGATAAAGTTCGCGGCACTGAGCTGGCCCTTGCCGCCATCCACAATAAGCAGATCCGGTAATTGTTTTGTATCGGAAATTTTGCTGAAATGCCTTTCCAGGACTTCCTGCATCATTGCATAATCATTTGCTCCTTGAACCGTGCGAATGGTATAACGCCTGAAATTCTTTTTGTCCTTTTCACCGGATTCAAAGGAAACGATTACACCCACCGCCTGTTTGCCGCCGATGTTTGATATATCGATGCATTCCATTCGTTGCGGTTTAGTCCGCAAATGAAAGTTTTCCTGGATCTTTGCAGATAATCCATCCCAGGACTTTTCTTTTTTCTCCTTTTCCGTGAATAGTTGTTCGGCATTATGATTTGCCATCTCGATGATTTTGAGCCGGTTTCCCCTTTTTGGTACACGGAGATATACATGACTCCCTCTGGTTGCGGTAAGCCATTGGGTGAGAAAGCCTTTATCGTCCGGTTCAAAGGGCAGAAGAATCTCTGGTGGTATGGGCTGATCATTTTCATAAAAGCGTTCTATAACCGAAGCGATAATCTCTTCATTACTGCCTGCCGGTTCAGGGAGAAAAAAGGATTGTCTGCCATTGATGATTCCCTCACGAACAAAAAGTACGGCAATTGCTACGGAATATCCTTTTTGGGCAAAACCGAAGACATCCTGATCATTAAAATTCCCGGCGGCGATAACCTGTTTTTCCAGGGTTTTTTCGATAGCGTTGATCCGATCGCGGTATTTTGCCGCATCCTCATAGCGCAAAGATTTTGATGCTTTTGCCATTTCAGACTTTGATTTAACCAGCAATTTCCGGTTTCTGCCTTCCAGGGCAAGGATGACATGTCTGACCATTTCCATATATTCATGGTGTCCGATAAGCTCCATACACGGCGCAAGGCATCTGCCCATTTGATGATTAAGACATGGCCGGTTTCTTTTTTTAAGATCCCGGCCCTTGCAACGACGCATGGGAAATAATCTGTTGAGGAAATTCAAGGTCTCCCACATTGCCGATGAGGAGGAGTAGGGCCCGAAGTATCTGGAGCCGTCCCGGGATCTCCTGCGGGTCATTTGTACCCTGGGCCATT
Above is a genomic segment from Pseudomonadota bacterium containing:
- the uvrC gene encoding excinuclease ABC subunit UvrC; this translates as MTIAKTTSAILTKDFLQSVPNNPGVYVFKNSKGIVLYAGKARDLRKRLASYVKQIGNPHSKTGVMLSHAVKVETIITSTENEALLLESSLIKKHRPKYNVILRDDKNYPYIKVTISEKWPRVQMTRRRSRDGSRYFGPYSSSSAMWETLNFLNRLFPMRRCKGRDLKKRNRPCLNHQMGRCLAPCMELIGHHEYMEMVRHVILALEGRNRKLLVKSKSEMAKASKSLRYEDAAKYRDRINAIEKTLEKQVIAAGNFNDQDVFGFAQKGYSVAIAVLFVREGIINGRQSFFLPEPAGSNEEIIASVIERFYENDQPIPPEILLPFEPDDKGFLTQWLTATRGSHVYLRVPKRGNRLKIIEMANHNAEQLFTEKEKKEKSWDGLSAKIQENFHLRTKPQRMECIDISNIGGKQAVGVIVSFESGEKDKKNFRRYTIRTVQGANDYAMMQEVLERHFSKISDTKQLPDLLIVDGGKGQLSAANFILEKLNLHERIDLIGIAKEKSDEGEKIFIRGRKNPILLARHSPVLLIIMKIRDETHRFGITFHRNLRAKDHLRSELDSIPGVGPSRKKNLLTTLGSLEDVKSASTEKLASVQGISQALAGIIFTHLRKNPETS
- a CDS encoding response regulator — translated: MTNKHNILIIDDEVSIREILQRFLTREGFICSQAHDAEEALEKLETNAFSLALCDINMPGATGIDLLRTMHIKYPQLAVIMVTAVDDRETALNALELGAYGYVIKPFEMNEMLINISNALKRRALEIEHVKHQEELEFKVLEKTKELVAAEQEIRASREETIFRLARAAEFRDNETAQHTIRMSHYCGLLANKAGLPQELCAMIQIASPLHDVGKIGISDTILMKPGKLTFEEFETIKEHSDIGYRILAKSNSSFLELAASIAHTHHEKYDGSGYPRGLKGENIPIEGRISAICDVFDALTSDRPYKNAFTVEKALEIMREGHGTHFDAPLLDLFFKYIDQTLRIRKEFADKIEH
- a CDS encoding FAD-dependent thymidylate synthase, producing the protein MKVISPFYEILDHLDKQSMAIRIEACGRVCYKSEDKISAQSTEPFIKTILKHGHNSVMEMAVLTLKVTYDSESFAVQLFNTLPKYLIIDRTDKKELLISGSVRAFRELYQSNPSVKMIKAITGFLGERYPLFFSDLKPKAGWLQHEGIHIEKIPLDQVEKLSSDLLARHRHIAVKFTVNRAVTHEIVRHRPCSYLQESQRYCRYSEDKFDSQVTFIKPMFFEEGTEDYKKWEKAMIETEKIYLKLLKTSSPQAARTVLPNSCKTELITYANLIEWVHIFKLRTSRAAEPSMREVMIPLLDDFKKRFPTVFADLNVEN
- the nifU gene encoding Fe-S cluster assembly protein NifU codes for the protein MWDYTDKVKDHFLNPRNVGEIEKPDGVGEVGSLACGDALKLMLQVDDHGKIIDAKFKTFGCASAIASSSALTEMVKGLTLDEAAKITNEDIADYLGGLPKEKMHCSVMGREALEAAIANYRGVTLPMAEGEVVCECFGVTDLEIRRAVQESNLRTVEEVTNFTKAGGGCGNCHDRILELILETRKGTRIEEAAVQKPKRLTNIQKIKLIEDVLEREIRPALKKDGGDIELIDVDGDFVLVSLRGACVSCAASQTTLKEYVEKKLREQVLDTLIVEEEKS
- a CDS encoding formate--tetrahydrofolate ligase, with protein sequence MAFDAVNMADWQISEAAEKNMPTPEEWTEKLGLQKDEVLPMGRLCKLDFLKIINRLKDKPDGKYIEVTAITPTPLGEGKSTTSCGLMEGMGKRGLNVGGALRQPSGGPTMNVKGTAAGGGNSLLIPMTEFSLGLTGDINDIMNAHNLGMVALTARMQHERNYNDEQLARLTGMRRLDIDPTRVEMGWIIDFCAQALRNIIIGIGGRTDGFTMQSKFGIAVGSELMAILAVATDLADLKERINNITVAFDKSGKPVTCRDLEVGNAMAAFMRNTINPTLMCTAEYNPCLVHAGPFANIAVGQSSIIADRVALKLFDYNITESGFAADIGFEKFWNVKCRYSGLKPHVSVLTATIRALKMHGGGPKVVAGKPLDDAYTKENVGLVEKGCENMVHLIGVIRKAGINPVVCINRFYSDTDEECKVVRRIAEAAGARCAESKHWELGGEGALEFADTVVEACNEENDFKFLYPLEMKLRDRVNVIAREVYGADGVDWSAEANAKAEMLEKDPKYADFATMMVKSHLSLSHDPTLKGVPKGWRLPIRDVLIYSGAKFLCPCAGTISLMPGTSSNPAFRRIDVDTETGKVSGLF
- a CDS encoding PAS domain-containing protein: MTEEKSQKPSYNDLEKKIRKLENQVKANVNAKKAFTEINDRYCRFLETVSNYVYTVDIEKGQPATAMHSPNCIAVTGYTPEEYDDNPDLWLKMVHTDDRQYVIDHTNRIHLGELIPPLEHRIYHKDASIRWIRNTIVPRFDDDGTLIAYDALVSDITELKKSEQEKGQLQAQLRQMQKMEAIGTLAGGIAHDFNNILGAILGFGSLAMEELGENHTARADLEQVLLAGNRAKDLVRQILTFSRQTEQDRHPLQVHLIIKETIKLLRASIPSTIISFQRSTPKAVRYWLIPQRFIKS
- a CDS encoding response regulator, producing MMNLCTNAYQAMFENGGILEINLQAVQVDKQLALQHPNLHVGQYVRLTVTDTGTGMDPYLLERIFEPYFTTKPLSEGTGLGLAVIHGIVMNLGGAITVQSRVGIGTSFNVFLPQLNVVAESESVGRELIPRGDERVLFVDDEEPLTVIGKKLLERLGYTVTVRTSSVEAFHAFQANPEKFDIVITDQMMPNMTGLQLSKKIKEIRKDIPVVLITGFSETLNMDAINDSGINEFALKPMTTNDIAQLIRKALETKEFSK
- the nifS gene encoding cysteine desulfurase NifS, with amino-acid sequence MTNGVEGAVVYMDNNATTRVAPEVVVAMQPYYSELYGNPSSMHTFGDKAGKAIVNARQQIASLLGAYPEEIIFTSCGTESDSTAILSALQSYPEKRHIVTTRVEHPAVKNLCEGMDKLTGHKHRLTQLPVSRDGMIDLAQYEASLDADTAIVSVMWANNETGVIFPVEEMAQIAKSRGILFHTDAVQAVGKIPINLSKTPIDFLSVSGHKLHAPKGIGVLYVRKGTPFVPFMIGGHQEKGRRGGTENVASIIALGLACELAQFNMDEENTRVRAMRDRLEKGLLELIPSSMLNGHQTERLPNTLNISFEYVEGEAILLHLDRFGICASSGSACTSGSLEPSHVLRAMGVPFTAAHGSIRFSLSIYNTEEEIDFILDKLPPVIDNLRSMSPFWESEHKGRVGRSGIHCGCNS